A segment of the Flavobacterium azooxidireducens genome:
CTAAAACAGGAGAAAGAAAAAGAAAAAATAAAGTGGAATGACTGAAGCCACGGTGAATATCTGTGGCAGTTAACGGATCTAAAAACTTACCGTAAAGCACATCCAAATCAGGCATCGTTCCAATGATAGCTCCGTAAAGAATGGCTTTGTTGCCGATCTTTTTGCCGAGCACTTGATTGCCCACAGCGGCACCGAGAACGATTTGACTGAATGAATCCATTTAGAAAATTTACACAAAAATAGTAATTCGCATACTAGTTTGATGATGAGAAGATATTTTTTAAGTTATATTTGGAGAAATCGAAGCTTCTTTTTTAAATTCTTCAACAAGTCTTAAGTAACTACTTAATTTTATCATCCATATTTTTTATGCTTTCCAAATAATTTTTCTCAACTTCACTTAACGTTTTTTGTTGGTATTTTTTATATTCGTCTGTTGCCTTTCCAATTGCTTTTTCGTGACTTACAGTTCCAGCACCTTGTAACAATTGTTCTCCACTCATTGTCAAAATCCTGTCTAAATGTTCTGCCCAATCTTTCATTGTCATCGCTTGTTCGCGTTCAGCTTGCCTTTCTGCAAAATCTAGATAACCGGAAACAATTTGCCCCAAAGCACGAAGTTCTTTATCATTTAAATAATTCTTGGCAATAACTATATCTTTAAGATGCGGGCGATTTCCAGAGAAAACGGTTAATCCCATAAACTCTTTTTCGGCATCTGCTCTGTTAAAAATCAATTCGGATGCCGTTTGTCCATGAACTGCATAATGAATTTTGTTTTGTACCTTCTTAAAAAACAGAACAGAAACCTCTGATTTTGGATCATAATCAATGCTTGTGGAATAAATATCCAAAACCTGACGATAAAACACCTTTTCAGAAGCACGAATATCACGGATACGTTGCAATAATTCTTTCCAATAACCGCTCCCTCCTAAATTTTTTAATCGTTCATCATCCATTGCAAAACCTTTACGAATGTATTCATTCAATCGTTTGGTTGCCCATTGACGAAATTGCGTTCCTCGTAAAGATTTAACTCGATAACCAACTGAAATGATTACATCAAGATTATAATGATCCACATCTCTTTCTACTTTTCGATTTCCCTCCAAACGAACTTGTCGGAATTTCCGACAAGTTGAATTTTCGTCTAACTCACCTTCTTTAAATACATTTGAAATATGTTCCGAAATAGTACTTCTGCCCTTATCAAAAAGTAATGCCATTTGGTCTGTTGTTAACCAAACTGTTTCGTCTTCTAAACGAACATCGACCGAAATTTTTTGATCTTCGGTTTTAAATAGAATAAATGCTGAATTCGTATTTTCCATTTCTTAATTTATAATCCAAAGATAATTTTTTTTTAAAGAATTAAGAAAGATGTATCTGAAGGTTTCTTCCTTTAAATGAATTTATTACCCAACTTTTGCCGAGCACTTGATTGCCCACTGTGGCACCGAGAACGATTTGACTGAGTGAATCTATTTAAAAAAAATTACACAAAAATAGTCAATCTGACTGTGTAAATTATGTAATGATATCAAATAATCTTATAACATAAAAATAAAAACTTAACCGACCTTTATAACACTAATTTCTAAATCTATTTATCATGGAAAAGTCTAATTCAACTCTCAATAGTACAATCGAAGTCAATAACATTAAACTATCCTATAATGATGTGGGAATTGGGAAAATACCAGTCGTGTTTTTACACGGTTTTCCATTTAATAAGTCGATGTGGGACAATCAATTGAAAACTTTTGAGGAAACGCACCGTTTTATATCGGTGGATTTTAGAAGTTTTGGTCAATCAACGAATGATGATTCTGCGTTGAGTATGGACTTATTGGGCGATGATTTGATTGGTTTTTTGAATGCTTTGAAGTTGCGACGAGTGATTATTTGCGGACTTTCGATGGGTGGATTTGTGGCGTTGAATGCGATTACTCGTTATCCCGAGCGGTTTGCAGCTTTGATTTTGTGTGACACGAATTGTGTTGCCGACAAGCCTGAACAACGAGAAAAACGCTATAAAACGATTGAGGAAATTGAGCAAAACGGAACGTCGAAATTTTCGGCTACGTTTTTGGATTCTGTGTTTGCTGATGACACTTATTCATCGAATAAAGAGTTGGTCACGAAAATAAATGCCGACATTTTGGCCAATACACCCGAAGTAATAATTAACGGTTTGAAAGCGTTGGCTATGCGTAACGAAACGTGTTCTAAATTGAAGCAAATTACTGTTCCTACGTTGATTATTTGCGGTCGTGAAGACGAAGTGACGCCGCTGGAGCAGTCGGAATTTATGAATAAACACATTAAAGATTCGACGTTGAAAGTAATTAATAATGCAGGGCACTTATCGAATATGGAGCAACCGAAAGACTTTAACGCAGAGCTTTTAGAGTTTTTGTCTTCGGAACCGATTATCACAATGGTGAATTCGATTAAAGAACCGAATGCAAATTTGTTTGTGTAAGGCTGAGAAAATAGTCGTACTATTTATTGAATATCTCTTTTATTTTTAAAATAAATTATTTCCATTGACTGTTTGTAGTTATATAGACAAAGGTAAATAGTTCAGAACACTATGCTCTGAACTATTTTTACCACGTTACTTAACCCCATTTACCACGTCACCCAACGTGTTCTACCACGTCCTACAACGTGGTCTACCACGTTACCCAACCCCTTTTACCACGTCAACCAACGTGGTCTACCACGTCCTGAACTACTTTTACCACGTCCTACAACCCCTTTTACCACGTTCCGAACCCCATTTACCACGTCCTATAACGTGGTTGACCACGTTATACAACCCCTTTTACCACGTCCTACAACGTGGTCTACCACGTCCGGAACCCCATTTACCACGTTAGGTAACGTGATAAAAGTAGTCTGGAACCCCATTAAAGGGGTTGTAGGACGTGGTAAAAGTAGTCCGCAACCCTATTAAAGTACTTCACTAACCTATTTAAATTACTAAAGAACCACAAAAAACCAGTTGAGCAACGTGTAAAAAGGAGGTTTGGAGTGGTTTTAATTGTATCGCTACTTGTTTGTGGGTGTTTTTGATTTTGAGAAATTTGTGGGGAAATGTTAAAGTGGGGAAATTTTTAGTATTTTAGTAAAAAAAACCGAGTGGCAATTGAGCATATTGCCATCCATACGTTAAAAATGCTCAAAAAAAAATATAATACTCAGTATATAAAAAATTTAGACGTCATTATCATATAAATCATCATGAAAGAGCATATTAAAAGACGTATAGAATATTCTAAAGATGTTGTACCTGAAGAGGGAACTCCAGAGCATGAAAAAGTAGCAAAAATTATTCAACAACATGAATTAAATAATCCAAACTTTAAAAAAGAAATAAAAAAGAAGCAAGCAGAAGCTATAAAAACATGGGAACTTCAAGAGGCAAATGGTATCGGGCTAGTAATGGATCCTGAATTGAGGTCTTATCTTTCAGAGTTTAACAATCGATCGTGGACTTATGGACATCGAAATATGCCAATAATGTTCAACGTAATGGAAGCCTTTTATACTTTGGATAAGAGATTAAA
Coding sequences within it:
- a CDS encoding virulence RhuM family protein, which encodes MENTNSAFILFKTEDQKISVDVRLEDETVWLTTDQMALLFDKGRSTISEHISNVFKEGELDENSTCRKFRQVRLEGNRKVERDVDHYNLDVIISVGYRVKSLRGTQFRQWATKRLNEYIRKGFAMDDERLKNLGGSGYWKELLQRIRDIRASEKVFYRQVLDIYSTSIDYDPKSEVSVLFFKKVQNKIHYAVHGQTASELIFNRADAEKEFMGLTVFSGNRPHLKDIVIAKNYLNDKELRALGQIVSGYLDFAERQAEREQAMTMKDWAEHLDRILTMSGEQLLQGAGTVSHEKAIGKATDEYKKYQQKTLSEVEKNYLESIKNMDDKIK
- a CDS encoding alpha/beta fold hydrolase; amino-acid sequence: MEKSNSTLNSTIEVNNIKLSYNDVGIGKIPVVFLHGFPFNKSMWDNQLKTFEETHRFISVDFRSFGQSTNDDSALSMDLLGDDLIGFLNALKLRRVIICGLSMGGFVALNAITRYPERFAALILCDTNCVADKPEQREKRYKTIEEIEQNGTSKFSATFLDSVFADDTYSSNKELVTKINADILANTPEVIINGLKALAMRNETCSKLKQITVPTLIICGREDEVTPLEQSEFMNKHIKDSTLKVINNAGHLSNMEQPKDFNAELLEFLSSEPIITMVNSIKEPNANLFV